The nucleotide window TTTTATCTAGCGAACTGTGGAGGCTAGATGAGGTTGATAGAGATCAGGTTGAAAGACGAATATTTATACCTTTGCTTTTGAGTTACTATGATTTACCTTATGTGGTAAGACGATGTTTCTTGTATTGTGCCATGTTTCCAAAAGACTTCGAGATGGTCAAAGATGAATTGGTGAAGATGTGGATGGCTCAAGGTTACCTCAAGGAGAATTCAGGTGGAGATATGGAGCTTGTAGGAGAGCATTTCTTTCAAGTCTTAGCAGCGCGCTCTTTCTTCCAAGATTTTAAGACGGGTCGGTTTGAAGGAATGAAATTCAAGATGCATGATATAGTGCATGATTTTGCCCAATATATGACAAAAAATGAATGTCTAACAGTGGATGTCAATACACTTGGAGAAGCAACAGTGGAGACTTCAATTGAAAGGGTTCGTCATTTAAGCATGATGCTGTCACAGGAGACTTCATTTCCCGGGTCCATTCAGAAAGCAAAAGGTCTTCGCAGCCTCTTGATCAACACTAGAGACCCTTCGTTTGGAGCTGCACTACCTGATTTATTCAAGAAGTTGACATGCATCAGGTCATTGAATTTGTCAAGGTCTTCAATCAAAGAAATACCAAACGAGGTAGGGAAATTGATACATTTGAGACACCTCAATCTGGCAGATTGTGGAGAGTTGGAGTCCCTGCCAGAAACCATGtgtgatttatgcaattttcaATCCCTAGACGTTACTTATTGTTGTTCTCTCAAGGAATTGCCTAATGCGATCGGAAAACTTATTAAATTGAGGCATCTCCGGGTTGTTCATTCAGGTGTGGCCTTCATACCAAAGGGAATAGAGAGGATAACATGTCTTCgaacatttgatttgtttattgtgtgtggtggtggtgggaaTGAAAGTAAAGCAGCTAATCTAAGAgaattgaaaaacttaaatgaCATTGGAGGGAGTCTTGAGATATGGAATCTAGGAGGAGGTAAAGAAGATAAGAGTGACGCTGCAGAAGCACAACTCAAGAATAAGAAGCGCCTGCTTCGTTTGCGATTGGATTTCATCCGAGAGAAAACAGAGTTGCAAGCAAATGAAGGCTCTTTAATTGAAGCTTTACGGCCTCCGTCAGACTTGGAAGATCTAACCATATATGGGTACGGAGGGTTGGATTTGCCAAATTGGATGATGACATTAACCAGATTACAGGTGCTTACACTCCGTTATTGCAAAAACGTGGAGGTCTTGCCACCGTTGGGAAGATTGCCCAACCTTGAAAGACTGGTATTGAGGTCGTTGAAGGTGAGAAGGCTGGATGCTGGATTTTTAGGTATAGAAAAAGATGAGAATGCCAGTATTAATGAAGGAGACATTGCAAGGGTCACTGCTTTCCCCAAATTAAAAGAACTTCGGATTGAGGGTCTCGAAGAAGTAGAGGAGTGGGATGGAATTGAAAGGAGAGTGGGAGAAGAAGATGCCACCACAACTTCAATATCCATTATGCCACAACTTCGACAGTTGACAATTCATAATTGCCCGTTGTTGAGAGCACTACCAGACTATGTTTTGGCAGCGCCTCTACAGGAATTGTATATAGATTGGGGCAGCCACCTTTTTGAAGATTGGCAAAAGATTTCTCACATccgaaacatttatttttttgataaataggTGAGAAAGACAGAACTCTTTAGTCTTTAGAACCAGCAGGAACAGGTAAATTCTTCTACCAGTGTTAATTCCTAACGGTAAAAGATTTGGTTCTGAGTGTATTAATTATTTGCTTTGGTGTTAATTCTTACCATTTACTCTATGTGACCTCTTTACTTACATGGAGGATTTCATTCAATGTGACCTCTTTACTGTAATTCGATTTTATTTCCTACTTACCATTCACTCTATCAAATGCAGCTGTGATATTATCTCTCGCTCACGTGAAGCTTATTCCTTACTTAAATTCTCCAAATGCCACTCTAAAAAAACTGCCTTTGAAATTTCAGAccatattttagattttttccttgataattttggattttagttttattatttttattaactgtTTTCTAGTTATTTACGGATATTTAGGGTATTTAAACCTATCTTTTCATAATTTAGGATACTTTtgctaataatatatattttttatttttaaaaaattatttttgatatcaacgtattaaaatgatttaaaaacactaaaaaatattaatttgaagtaaagaaaaaaataaaataaaaattaaattttttaaaagtacttttaaaaaacaaaaataaactggGCTTAataagtattaaaaatattattatctgttttattaatattattttttaatctaattaatagtattaatctaaaaaatattgttatttttggtgctataaataatattatgtttatattaattaataatattaatactaaaaatgGTATCagttgtattataaatattattatttttattaaaatttataagagtatattttattgtaattaatactattaataaaataattgatgaattttaaagaaaatgttatatcatttattaattttatcaaatgtattgtaataataattttatgaaattatacttaattttatatttaatttcatttagaaGTGGTCCGGTGGTCTTTGCTGATTTCCTCTGTAATTTAGATCTGAATTTCAATTCCCAGATTCCATAACCTTGGCCCGTATTCTAATAGCCAAACAACTCTCTTCCTATGTTCCTGCATCAGCATGTCGACTCCTCACTCTCTGATTCCTGAATCTTGAAAACACTCTTCCTTCGTTTTTGCTCTCAGAGCAGTAAGGCCTTTTGGAGTATCTTTTCCGGTCGCTGGTTTTGATTACAAAgtgttgtgtggtcccgcaccatgtgatgggggaccaccacattaattaaggAGGCAGCTGGCTGCCTTCTtggtttaaattaaatgaaacggtTACTGTAGATGGCAGTAGCAAATTTaacaagagaggagaagaaaaccgagagaaagaaagaagaagaggcagcagagcagcctgcgttctttcttcgatttccagttcgtttaccgttggatcgggctgagattttgacagcagcttctagacacattcctcttcattctggacggttggatcgaagattggtggtgtggaagctggccgttttgatagaaaaaggggctgtcagttttgtgagtttttctcaaataattctcctttaatcttgttgtaatccgagaataagtagttcttgatgatatatatgttgtatcccttagttgaatctaaggaagaacagttgtgaacccattatttgtgatagtggaagtttttaggtggactccggtcccgtggtttttcccgcatcgggttttccacgtaaaaatcttggtgttaatttgtgtgattatttgtattatatttgatcattgtttgaatctgttttttactgcacaaagagggaaaaaggattgggacttgtgaattgtgaattgtattccgctgaattgatccggttagttgtcccgagttttcccaacacagtggtatcagagcatttggttgtgtagattgagttcttgtgcagttaaaatggaaaaggaagattcgggcatgataaagcttacttcctcaaattattttctgtggaaaacaatgatggaggatcacttatattgcaatgatttggctttgccgattgaatgtaaaggaataaagcctgatgacatggatgatgcaaaatggaatggactaaatagaaaggctaccactaatgttagaaaatgggtatcttctaagtccattaatcatatttctcaagaacatgattgctataaagtttggaagatgttggaagaaacatttgTCAAGCagagtgcacaaaacaaggtttttgtaattagagaccttgtgaatttgaagtatagagatggtgaagatgcttcagtgcatataaatgtattccaagggttcttgaatcagctgtcattgatgaaccttgagttagccgatgaaatgcaagcattaatcctattgagttcattgccggatagttgggagactttggtagtgtcacttagcaattctactccgaatggaaagctcactttgaaaacagtgaaggattgtatcctcaatgaagagaagaggaggaaagggacaagcacttccgagtctcatgcacttgttacagaaagtcgagggagaagtcaaagcaggttctctcacggcaagcaagatggagaatccagcaatagaaaaggcaaatggaagccaagaggaagatctcagtcaaggaagggttttaagtgttattactgtgacaagcctgggcatatgcaaaaagattgcagaaagtataaaagagataaaaaggttagagatgaagacaagaatgaagagaatggtacagctgcagttgtgtctgatggtgatgttgccattgtgtgtgatgatggttgtgttaatcttgcatgtcaagataccacctgggttgcagattcagcagcttcttaTCATGTTACACCCCGGcgtgatttttacacatcctacactactggtgactttggtcaagttaggatgggaaatcaagggatggccagtgttgtgggcattggagacatttggttggaaaccaatactgggtgcaagttgctactcaaagatgttaggcatgtgcctgatatgcgcctacatttgatctctactggtactcttgatgaagaaggctatcacagttactttggagatggtaaatggaagctctccagaaattctctaattgttgctaaagggaagaagatgggtctctacatgtcacaagccaaggtgatcaaaggggaggtgaatgcaattgaagattgctctactgatctatggcataagcggcttggacatttgagtgagaaaggccttggcatccttgccaagaagaaCTACCTTCCTTTAAAAAGTATGAACCtgaacacatgtactcattgtttagttggtaaacaacatagagttgcatttcaaagatcaccttCACATAAAAGgtcacatgttcttgatttagttcatactgatgtttgctctatgattgataagtctcttggaggtgcattgtactttgttagttttattgatgatcactctaggaagatttgggccatttgtttgaaatccaaagatcaggtgcttgatgtctttaaggatttccatgccagagttgaaagagaaactggtagaaagctgaaatgtgttcgagcagacaatggtggtgaatacaggggtccttttgagaagtactgcaGGGAACATGGTATCAAGTTGGAGAAGACAGTTCCTAAGACTCCACAAcagaatggagtggctgagagaatgaacagaaccattgttgaaagaattagatgtatgctctctcatgcaaagctgcccaagtccttttggggtgaggcaatgaagactgcagttgccatgatcaacctttctccatcagttcctcttgagtttgatgttccagatagagtttggaaaggaaaggatgtttcctatgcacacttgagagtgtttggatgcagagcatttgtacatgttccaagggatgaaaggtctaaACTTGATAGCAAGACAAAGcagtgtattttcttgggctctgaagatgatgagtttggttataggttatgggatccaaaggagaagaaaattgtgagaagcagagatgttatcttctttgaagatcaaaccattaaagactttgaactgaaggagaaaacagagtctactacttttattccatctaattcaaatccagcacctactccacagttacctttgatgcctgctaatcatgggggagacttgcaaaatgatgaaaatgatggttttcttaatgaccattagttggtgatcctgaatcagctaatgatgatattgatgttattcctgaacaggttatgcaggaagctctagatgagccacaattgaggaggtcaactagaccttgccaaccttccaccaaatactctcctcatgagtatgtgctggttactgacgggggagagccagaatgctttgatgaagccatgtcacatgagaagaaaagtgagtggttgcaagcaatgcaagaagagatgaaatccttgcatgaaaaccatacctttgagttagtgaagcttcctaaaggtaagagagcactcaagaacaaatgggtgttcaggttgaaaattgatgaacattgctcacagccaaggtacaaggcaagattggttgtgaaaggtttcggtcagaagaagggtattgattttgaagaaatcttttcaccagtggtcaagatgtcttcaatccgagttgtgcttggcttagctgctagtttgaatcttgaagttgagcaacttgatgtgaaaactgcctttctccatggtgatttagatgaagagatctacatggaacagcctgaagggtttgaagcaaaaggtaaagagcagctagtttgcaagttgaaaaagagcctatatgggttaaagcaagctccaaggCAGTGGTAtaagaagtttgattcttttatggtggatcatggttatgacaggaccacttctgatcattgtgtatttatgaaaaggtttccagatggaaactttattattcttctattgtatgtggatgatatgttgattgttggtcatgatgctaagaagattcagattttgaaggaagagttaagcaagtcttttgcaatgaaagacttaggaccggcaaaacagattcttggcatgaagatcacacgtgacaggaaaaaggagaaactttggctatctcaggagagatatgtccaaaaggtacttgagagattcaacatgagcaactccaaaccggtttgttctccacttgcaagccactttaaactaagttctaagcagtgtccttcaagtgatgaagaaagagatgagatgaaaaaggttccttatgcatccgcagttggtagcttaatgtatgccatggtttgcacaaggccggatatagctcatgcagttggtgtggttagtcggttcctctccaatcctggtaaagaacactggtcagcagtgaaatggatactcaggtatctcaaaggtacttctagtttcagcttatgttttggtaatgataaatctgtgttggatggatacacagatgcagatatggctggtgatgttgattctagaaagtccacatcaggatacttgatgaagtttgcagggggaGCTGTCTCATGACAATCAAGGTTACAAAAATGTGTGGCATTATCCactacagaggctgaatatattgctcttactgaagggggcaaagagttgttatggatgaagaagttcttacatgaacttggtctagttcaagagaactttgtgttgcactgtgatagtcaaagtgcaatccatctcagtaagcatcctacttttcactctcggtcaaagcacattgaggttagatatcaatggattcgagatgctatggagatgaagtcatttATTGTCGAGAAGATCCATACCGATGACAACGTGTCAGAcatgatgaccaaacctctaccgagagagaagtttgagttttgcagaagggaagcaggcttgtcagagcctcctaaattgaagcttacatgTTGATCGTCCACATTAATGAGTTTTGCagagggggagatttgttgtgtggtcccgcaccatgtgatggggggaccaccacattaattaaggAGGCAGCTGGCTGCCTCCTtggtttaaattaaatgaaacggtTACTGTAGATGGCAGTAGCAAATTTaacaagagaggagaagaaaaccgagagaaagaaagaagaagaggcagcagagcagcctgcgttctttcttcgatttccagttcgttcaccgttggatcgggctgagattttgacagaagcttctagacacattcctcttcattctggacggttggatcgaagattggtggtgtggaagctggccgttttgacagaaaacggggctgtcagttttgtgagtttttctcaaataattctcctttaatcttgttgtaatccgagaataagtagttcttgatgatatatatgttgtatcccttagttgaatctgaggaagaacagttgtgaacccattatttgtgatagtggaagtttttaggtggactccggtcccgtggtttttcccgcatcgggttttccacgtaaaaatcttggtgttaatttgtgtgattatttgtattatatttgatcattgtttgaatctgttttttactgcacaaagagggaaaaaggattgagacttgtgaattgtgaattgtattccgctgaattgatctggttagttgtcccgagttttcccaacacAAAGGTCCACAGCTGTATCATTAACTGTTTCCTCGTAATATTGTCTGAATTcattaactgttttttttttcttttaatatctggatTATCCACTGCAGACCGTGAATCACAAATTGACAAGAAAATGTGTTTCAACTAAGACCTACCAATGCTAATCGCTGCTTGGGATCAAAATCCAATTGAGGCCAAATTGAGTGGGTAGATCAGGTTTTTAATCCAAATGATTCTTCATAAATTATTGTAGTTGTCTTGCATTATATTTCTAgctaagaaaacaaagaagTGCCTTAAATTCTGAAAAAGTagaaaaagacaataaaaaaagggcTCAAATCACGTTAAGAAAGgaatgagaagaagaagaagaagataggaAGGTGATGTAGTCCAGACAATACGAATACTTTCCTCCAGAAAATCTTGCTCATTTCTTGTCATTTTCACACCCATTTGCTCCCCTTCACAAACAAACCTCCCATTTAAAGGAGCTCCAATCACACAAACCAGCAATCCTTCCAAACTTTTTTCCTTGACCAGCACATGCTACTGATAgcagaaaaacaataaatgaagaGAAGAAATAGAGAAACAGATGAGAAGCAGGAATTTCAGTAGAATGCTATAATCAATTTCAGGAATTTCAGTAGAATGCTATAATCTTTCAGTAGAATTCTCCAGACCAATCGTGTTATTAAGTGAAGACCATGAATTCAAAACTATGATATCAGAATCAATTTAGATAGCACCTGAACAacccaacaagaaaaaaaaaacaagagacaaGTTACCAAAACATAGAttctaaaaataagaaatggCGCGATTGAATCACTACATTACATAGTATAACGATGATCATCaggaatataaaataaaaattcttctcAACTGGAGCGAAGAGggtattaattaatacatggttTCTAGTTCAAGAGCCAGCATCAAAATTACTAgattatgagatttattttaaacaccTCAATGTGATAGTTCAGTGTCCTATATGAGATTCACACAGGAACCAGCAAGATGTTGTGTCATTCTAGTCATACATGTGATTGACATTCCAGAAGGTGAAAACATGTCTTTCACCGCTGAAACCAAACTGGAGTGAAAATATGGGTTTTCTACACAGCCTTATCACCTCTAGTCAACCACGGGTCTCGCAGCAAAGGATACGggttcaagaaaacaaaatcactaTTTATGAAGCCAATCACCCCACCCTTCTCGTAAAGATTACAACTTTTTACTTATCTTTAACAACAAAGCATCTTCAATAATCTTAACCTCACTAAGTTTTCTGTTAATTTCCTCATCAACAAGAATATCTTCACTGCCAAACTTATAATCCTCCACATTCAATCCTCAACTAAAACCatcgtaataataataaaaaacatccTAATATCCtatcaatttcttatttaaatacCTTATAATGGACCTGGTTACATGATCCACGTAATACCTGGAAGTAAAAATCGAGGGACTTTTGGTTTCTTATTcttcgatgttttttttttgtctttcatttTCGTGATctccttccttttcttgttcTCTAATGGTGTCTTCTTCATCGATCTTAGACGTTGAAATTTAAGGGTATGTTTGAAAATGCGGTGTAAATCGAGTTCCtaaaaattttgagttttttttgtttaaaatgaattttattttatatgttttcagatagttttgatgtgctgatatcaaaaatattttttaaaaaaattattttgattcatttctaAGCAAAAACACTATAAACCGGCATCGCTACCACAATCGCAAACAGGCCCTTAGCTTGAGTTTCAAATGAGGGACAACGTTGCATCGAtaccaagagttttttttttttgtcgtttagaattttcaaattaattttctttttaaaaatgataattaaattacttgtttttatgattttaatgtattaatatgaaattaaaaaaaaaatctaaaagacgttattattttaatatattttaaataaaaaaaactttatacgTCCCTTGTAGACTCAggtaaaaagttattttttaaaaaagaaataatttaataaaaataatattattttcttttcttttaaaaataattaaacttctaAGCTCTGACCCTCTTTCGAGTGTATTTGTCTACACGGTAACCGTGGGacccacacaaaaaaaagggtAGAAACGCAGTTTCAGGAGAAGCATATTGCACCAGCTTCGCCGGCACTGTTCACTTTTGTTAAGTGAAACAGTGCAGattgaattaattcaaaaaactagtgtttaacattattaaaaagcactacataaattagaaggagattgcatgatgacgtagcatttgcagaattttatcgtaattccaattttgttcttgataatattttacctaatttcgtacgtgatggaattgtagatagtttaatggaacaataaatttttatataaagtattatttatttcatgatataatagcagtagttaaatctgcaatatttaaattaaaaaccatcaatgttaatatatatcaccaaacacattaaattactttttgttcaatctcaatttcaattacagttttaaccaaatatatataaatatcaaactaacctcaaccaaaaatattttttataaaataatttttttcaaatcacaaccataaaagttaatacaatacaaaacacattccaactaaagttttaaaaattatggttaaaaCTGGTTCAAATCCTTCATTGAGCCCAATGTGAAGAGGCCCAACCTACCGTCATAAAAGCCCAATAGTCTCTTCTCGGCCACCACCAGGCCATGCCATTTATATAAGCAAACGAATATGCCGCGAAGAGCTTAGGCCTGAAAAGGGGGGAAAGGGAGAAAAGTTGACACTGCTTTGTCTCCTAAATAGACACCGGATGACTATCACACCCTTGTTATGGTATCTGATTCAAAGAAAAGGAGGGCATTATGGTAATTGGAACAACTTGAATCGAGAATCTGAACCGCTGTATTCCTCGACAGAGATGCACACGCTATTGATAACTCGGCCAACTCGGTCGATTActcaatgtaattaattatagCCTTATTTTGAATCACCAGCTTGCTACAAGTCTTCAAGCTTTGAAATGACTGGTGGCGTACCACTATTCCACTGGCAAGGAAGAGAAATCTCTTCAAAGTCACCAAGGAACTCTTTTTTTAGACAATAGtggagattttattaaaaattttggcTAAAACGAGAATagcctaataataataataataataataataataataaaaagcaacaacagagaagataaaataaagaagacaTAAAAGCACGGTATCTACTCCATAACAGGAAGAAAATTAATAGCATTCATATCTATTGTCATGATTAATTaagtattgaaaaaaattatccagAAAATTAATATCATCAAGAATAAAGAGTtcaaaatttttgttaaaattcaaaaaaatggtgaaatttcctatttttagggataatataaaaaatttcattaaatttaaaaaagtgatgaaatttcaaatcatcaGGATTAACATcaaagttttattaaaatttaagaatttatgaAATCTACTGTCTTTAGGTCTTCAGGGAttaatgtaaagaaaaataaaaaattaaaacattaatgaaaTCTCCTATTTTAGAGATTGAAGATGGCAAAATTttcgttaaattttttttattgataacagtaaagattatatatatatatatatatatatatatatatatatatatatatatatatatatatatatatatatattaaggctAGTGCTATAAAATGACAAGCTataaaatctttgatttttagggattgatattattttgattaatgttatgatttttataaaatattgtctaaaaaagtatttttttgaaaaaaaccaggaatgcattaataagataaaaaatggttttaatttgatggatatctcttttattttaatttcaaagcattgtttttttatttcttttcaataaagaacatagaaaaaaaagttatattgttttgtggaataattaaaaaacatatgaaaaaaaaagttatattttatcTCTTCGTTGCTAAAATTAACGTCATATTTTACTATCGTTgcactacaaaaaaaaagaaaaagaaaacagaaacagaaaacaATATGTAATGGctcttcaaaatatatttaaggaCACTTTTTAGTGTCGCTAAATGTTTTCAACCCGCAGCAGAATCATCTGCATCGATACGAGAGAGTTTTATTTGCTAGGACATGCCTTGTTAAATGATTTATACAGTGTTTGACGTTGCATTTcgaaagtatttaaaaaaaaaattaagttttaaaacactacaaaaactaataaaaaaaaatgttgagacACTTAAAtacatgttcattttttttttcaacccacAAGTTGTTCTCTCCCTTTTCCACAGCCGCCCTCCAAAAACTAATACAAAAAAATGTTGAGACACTAAAATACAAGCTTCACTAGTGAAAAAACTACAAGTTGCAAGAACTCCCAGCCGCCTCCTTCCCttcaccctctctttctctctgctCATCCCATCATCAttgcttctctctctttctctctttccaaTCTTAACTAAACAGACGATGGCTGAGGCACTTGTATCTCCGATCTTGGAGCAGTTAACCACGATCGTTGCTCAACAGGTATTTTTCAGCCATCTGCAATAACCTGATTAACCTAGCAGagataagaaatatatataaagttcaagccttttttcttcctctcatAAAAAGAATACATTTAAATCCTCAAGTATATATTTGGATTTCATTAAagaatcttctttttcttgttttattatttttcataattccaaaaataacataaagaaaatatatcattcCAAATATAGGAAAACCGAAAAAGGCAGAACAAGAGTTGCCAATTCTCTTTAAACTTAactattaagggtaaaataatcaataaaaagttCAAAGGATTAGCGAGCGAGTATTTGGTGTGAATTAACACACAATCTTATTATCATGCCTTTATTTCTAAATTGACTTCACAAATGTATACATGCAGATCCTTTAATTATTCACTTGCTTTTTTATACATCCATATATCT belongs to Populus nigra chromosome 18, ddPopNigr1.1, whole genome shotgun sequence and includes:
- the LOC133678342 gene encoding putative disease resistance protein RGA3, whose amino-acid sequence is MAEALVSPIFEQLSTVVAQQVQEEVNLVVGVKKQVDKLKSNLVAIQSIVEDADRKQVKDEAVKGWLDKLKDVCYDMDDVLDEWSTAILRWKMEEAEENTRSRQKMRCSFLRSPCFCFNQVVRRRDIALKIKEVCEKVDDIAKERAMFGFDLCKAPDELQRLTSTSLVDESSVIGRDVEKKTVVSKLVGESSQEAQDVDVISVVGLGGIGKTALAQLAFNDAEVTAHFEKKIWVCVSDPFDEVKIAKAILEELEGRASDLVGLQSLLRRVSESIEGKRFLLVLDDVWTENHGQWEQLKPSLTGCARGSRILVTTRKDAVATMMGTDHRINIEKLSDQICRSIFNHVAFQERSKDERERLTDIGDKIANKCKGLPLAAKVLGGLMQSKRKREEWERVLSSELWRLDEVDRDQVERRIFIPLLLSYYDLPYVVRRCFLYCAMFPKDFEMVKDELVKMWMAQGYLKENSGGDMELVGEHFFQVLAARSFFQDFKTGRFEGMKFKMHDIVHDFAQYMTKNECLTVDVNTLGEATVETSIERVRHLSMMLSQETSFPGSIQKAKGLRSLLINTRDPSFGAALPDLFKKLTCIRSLNLSRSSIKEIPNEVGKLIHLRHLNLADCGELESLPETMCDLCNFQSLDVTYCCSLKELPNAIGKLIKLRHLRVVHSGVAFIPKGIERITCLRTFDLFIVCGGGGNESKAANLRELKNLNDIGGSLEIWNLGGGKEDKSDAAEAQLKNKKRLLRLRLDFIREKTELQANEGSLIEALRPPSDLEDLTIYGYGGLDLPNWMMTLTRLQVLTLRYCKNVEVLPPLGRLPNLERLVLRSLKVRRLDAGFLGIEKDENASINEGDIARVTAFPKLKELRIEGLEEVEEWDGIERRVGEEDATTTSISIMPQLRQLTIHNCPLLRALPDYVLAAPLQELYIDWGSHLFEDWQKISHIRNIYFFDK